In Nitrospira sp., one genomic interval encodes:
- a CDS encoding CBS domain-containing protein, whose amino-acid sequence MATVAQIMNKSPKSVGPSTSIRGAAKKMRDLRVGALLIKRGKNHVGIVTDTDVVRKALAGNKDLGKLTVDKIMSTPLCTIESNSSVDDAQDMMGDLGVRHLAVTKGGSVVGVVSVRDLLLFYKRYAQSKISTNQGYSEPKIGQD is encoded by the coding sequence ATGGCGACAGTTGCGCAGATCATGAACAAGAGTCCGAAAAGCGTGGGGCCTTCTACCTCGATTCGCGGCGCGGCCAAGAAAATGCGCGACCTGCGTGTCGGGGCGCTGTTGATCAAGCGCGGGAAGAACCACGTCGGCATCGTGACGGACACGGATGTGGTACGGAAGGCGCTGGCGGGCAACAAGGACCTGGGCAAGCTCACCGTCGACAAGATCATGAGTACGCCGCTCTGCACCATCGAGAGTAACAGTTCGGTCGATGATGCCCAGGATATGATGGGTGATCTCGGCGTCCGCCACTTGGCCGTGACGAAGGGAGGATCGGTGGTAGGGGTGGTGTCCGTGCGGGATCTGCTGTTGTTCTACAAGCGGTACGCCCAGTCAAAGATTTCGACGAATCAGGGGTATTCCGAGCCGAAGATCGGGCAAGACTGA
- a CDS encoding MogA/MoaB family molybdenum cofactor biosynthesis protein → MVITCSDTRTPDTDGSGRLIKDLLQQQGHQIVAYHLVKDEPADITARIREALQSDAIQAIIVNGGTGISRRDSTFEAVDGLLEKRLDGFGEIFRYLTYQDIGSPAIMTRATAGIVKGRILFSTPGSENAVRLAMEKLILPELGHLVKELTK, encoded by the coding sequence ATGGTCATCACCTGCAGCGATACGCGGACACCCGACACCGACGGAAGCGGCCGATTGATCAAGGACCTGCTGCAACAGCAAGGGCACCAGATCGTGGCCTATCACCTGGTGAAGGACGAACCGGCCGACATCACCGCACGCATCCGCGAAGCCCTACAGAGCGACGCGATTCAGGCCATTATCGTCAATGGCGGAACGGGCATTTCCCGGCGCGATTCGACGTTCGAAGCGGTGGATGGATTGTTGGAAAAACGATTGGATGGGTTCGGCGAGATCTTCCGTTACCTGACCTACCAAGACATCGGATCGCCGGCCATCATGACACGGGCGACCGCCGGCATCGTGAAGGGCCGCATTCTCTTCTCCACCCCCGGTTCAGAAAATGCCGTGCGTCTGGCGATGGAGAAACTCATCCTTCCCGAACTCGGGCACCTCGTCAAAGAACTGACTAAGTAG
- a CDS encoding (2Fe-2S) ferredoxin domain-containing protein, giving the protein MPKPKYHILVCTNARPPGHPKPSCGAQGSAQLLMAFNMGLMQRGIMPGEVLVTGSSCLGPCEQGPTVVVYPEGTWYSKVTEADVATILDEHIKGGKPAQQLNPDAVWG; this is encoded by the coding sequence ATGCCGAAACCGAAATATCACATTCTCGTGTGCACCAACGCCCGCCCACCCGGTCATCCGAAACCGTCTTGTGGCGCACAGGGGTCAGCCCAGCTCCTGATGGCCTTCAATATGGGACTTATGCAGCGCGGCATCATGCCAGGCGAAGTGCTCGTGACCGGATCTTCTTGCCTGGGCCCTTGCGAACAGGGGCCGACGGTCGTCGTGTACCCCGAGGGCACCTGGTATTCCAAGGTGACCGAAGCCGACGTGGCCACCATTCTCGATGAGCATATCAAGGGCGGCAAACCGGCCCAGCAACTGAACCCCGACGCCGTCTGGGGCTAG
- a CDS encoding gamma-glutamylcyclotransferase, with the protein MKVFFYADNLNPSQLKRRAPEHKFLFTAYLPDHNIRFCRWSTQWRCGLASVVPSPGEKVWGAVFEITDEDLKLADEFEGDVPEGAYRHLPVTVVTEEGEKLLVTTHAAAPIGKFKPKEHYIDWVLKGLKHWKLPEECIEEWQAYKPQ; encoded by the coding sequence ATGAAGGTCTTCTTTTACGCAGATAACTTGAATCCTTCACAACTCAAGCGTCGGGCCCCCGAACACAAGTTCTTGTTCACGGCCTATCTCCCCGATCACAACATCCGGTTTTGTCGATGGTCGACGCAGTGGCGTTGCGGGTTGGCCAGCGTCGTTCCCTCTCCCGGCGAAAAGGTCTGGGGCGCCGTCTTCGAAATTACCGACGAAGATCTCAAACTGGCCGACGAATTCGAGGGGGATGTCCCGGAAGGAGCCTACCGCCATCTGCCCGTCACCGTCGTGACGGAGGAAGGCGAAAAGCTGCTGGTCACCACCCACGCGGCGGCGCCCATCGGAAAGTTCAAGCCGAAGGAACACTACATCGATTGGGTCCTCAAGGGGCTCAAGCACTGGAAATTGCCTGAAGAATGCATCGAGGAATGGCAAGCCTATAAGCCGCAGTAG
- a CDS encoding Rieske 2Fe-2S domain-containing protein yields the protein MDGGYITVAQVDQVPPGTCRTVEVEGIALALCNVNGTFWAVDNACPHAGGPLGEGRVVGESVRCPWHGWRFNLRTGERPENPEIRVACVEVRVEDGNVQVKVPITL from the coding sequence ATGGACGGCGGCTACATTACCGTCGCACAGGTCGATCAAGTTCCACCCGGCACCTGCCGCACCGTGGAAGTCGAAGGCATCGCCCTCGCGCTCTGCAATGTGAACGGAACCTTTTGGGCGGTAGACAACGCCTGTCCGCATGCCGGCGGACCGTTGGGAGAAGGCAGGGTCGTGGGCGAATCGGTCCGTTGTCCCTGGCATGGATGGCGTTTCAACCTCAGAACCGGCGAACGTCCGGAGAATCCGGAGATTCGTGTCGCCTGTGTCGAGGTGCGGGTGGAAGACGGCAACGTGCAGGTGAAGGTTCCGATCACATTGTAG
- a CDS encoding HNH endonuclease, which yields MELTLLLNSTYEPLRVLHWQKAITLLWQGKVEVLEVYDRQIHGVSLSIKLPSVMRLLKLVKLKDSHRAVKFSRINIFTRDGYRCQYCSHKFRTEELTFDHVVPIAKGGRKTWENIVTACWRCNNRKSGRTPDEANMRLIKKPVKPRWSPTVTITIGIRNTPESWRDYLYWNMELDADPAET from the coding sequence ATGGAACTCACCCTGTTGCTCAACTCCACCTATGAACCGTTGCGTGTCCTGCACTGGCAGAAGGCCATCACCCTGCTCTGGCAGGGGAAGGTCGAGGTCCTTGAAGTCTACGATCGCCAGATCCACGGCGTTTCCCTCTCGATCAAGCTTCCCTCCGTCATGCGATTGCTCAAGCTTGTAAAGCTGAAGGACAGCCATCGGGCCGTCAAATTTTCCCGCATCAACATCTTCACGCGCGACGGGTACCGTTGCCAATACTGCAGTCACAAATTCCGCACCGAGGAGCTGACCTTCGACCATGTGGTGCCCATCGCGAAGGGCGGCCGGAAAACGTGGGAAAACATCGTCACTGCCTGTTGGCGCTGCAACAACCGCAAGAGCGGGCGTACGCCCGATGAAGCCAACATGCGGCTGATCAAAAAGCCCGTGAAACCGCGCTGGAGCCCCACCGTCACCATCACTATCGGCATCCGGAATACGCCGGAAAGCTGGAGAGACTATCTCTACTGGAACATGGAGTTGGACGCTGACCCGGCGGAGACCTAG
- a CDS encoding bifunctional precorrin-2 dehydrogenase/sirohydrochlorin ferrochelatase → MAANSGFQISLDVRGWPVVVIGGDDEAAEKAQRLLEAGAKVTVINPTLNDALRKLAASAKIIHRGRHFRANDLESVILVLNTIRGDRELAHALITLARAQRFLVWSIDQPELSNVVMPAVVACGHLRVAISTSGQAPALSGFMKEDLERILDGEFAAFVEWLGKLREQCKANEPDAEKRRAMLHEALDGFRFLGKVQYPKVWLDYRAGQQAAATPASTT, encoded by the coding sequence ATGGCTGCAAATTCTGGATTTCAAATTTCACTCGATGTGCGAGGATGGCCGGTCGTGGTCATCGGCGGCGACGATGAGGCGGCGGAGAAGGCGCAACGACTGTTGGAGGCCGGCGCCAAGGTCACGGTCATCAACCCGACGTTGAACGATGCGCTCCGCAAGTTAGCGGCGTCCGCGAAGATCATCCATCGCGGCCGGCACTTTCGTGCCAACGACTTGGAGAGTGTGATTTTGGTGCTGAACACGATCCGTGGTGATCGTGAGTTGGCGCATGCGTTGATCACCTTGGCCCGGGCGCAACGGTTTCTCGTCTGGTCCATCGACCAGCCCGAACTGTCGAACGTGGTCATGCCGGCCGTGGTCGCCTGCGGGCACTTGCGGGTGGCGATCAGCACGAGCGGGCAAGCACCGGCGTTGTCCGGCTTCATGAAGGAAGATTTGGAACGCATTCTGGACGGCGAGTTCGCGGCTTTCGTCGAGTGGCTCGGGAAGCTGCGCGAGCAGTGCAAGGCCAACGAGCCGGATGCGGAGAAGCGTCGGGCCATGCTCCATGAGGCGCTGGACGGGTTTCGGTTTCTGGGCAAGGTGCAGTATCCCAAGGTCTGGTTGGACTACCGAGCCGGTCAGCAGGCAGCCGCCACGCCTGCATCCACGACGTAG
- a CDS encoding MTH1187 family thiamine-binding protein yields the protein MVLLEFSMSPLGKGESVGKYVARSLDIIDKSGVAYRLNPMGTVLEGEWDEVFAVVQQCYARMKKDCNRISCSIKVDYRKGAKGRIEGKVASVESRLKRKLKR from the coding sequence ATGGTGCTACTGGAATTCAGCATGTCGCCTTTGGGCAAGGGCGAAAGTGTCGGCAAATATGTCGCGCGCTCCCTGGACATTATCGACAAGAGCGGCGTGGCGTACCGGTTGAACCCGATGGGGACCGTGTTGGAAGGGGAGTGGGACGAGGTGTTTGCGGTCGTGCAGCAATGCTACGCCCGCATGAAGAAAGACTGTAACCGCATCTCCTGCAGCATCAAGGTCGATTATCGTAAGGGCGCCAAGGGAAGGATCGAGGGCAAGGTGGCAAGCGTCGAGTCGCGCCTGAAGCGAAAATTGAAGCGGTAA
- a CDS encoding DUF4403 family protein → MKPTISSWCGIAFLGMGCVAGATAASPDTPHHAPPAVSHVGIQIPIPLAPLAGLYAGLHQPGSASRPDGREWVSLGGGTGFLKYRLWPGDHAATIAENRLSSQASVPFGVEYAKQVNGTITPIAECGQRATAAGAGQLFVQYATGFTQGRNYTLVPSSTITAVDPKQPCLLSTQGVDAAPLMARIYRSDLQLQLQATDRKAGALGNMKPAMSRVWADFQEPLLLNKDQALWLLLNPESVGTGGITTVSDNLAATFGITARPTVVRGSKSSTRSLSLPDPQDRWRDEGFHVSFPVEVPIEEANQRLRETVVGRQWSLGIGVIKVTDATLYPVGSQLGVELVLRGLLPLTVHLQGTPIYDEARGDIVFRDFNYRLAERTPATDLAEEWLHDFLRDELAGRLAIPIRDELDLMRQALEEGLNRDLSGGHLQGTVQTLSLEEVAVQAKMLSIRFKTDGSLRYVVHANAIAP, encoded by the coding sequence ATGAAACCTACGATCTCCTCATGGTGCGGCATAGCGTTTCTTGGAATGGGCTGCGTCGCCGGCGCGACGGCGGCTTCGCCCGATACGCCCCATCATGCGCCACCTGCTGTCTCGCATGTGGGCATTCAGATTCCGATCCCCCTGGCTCCCCTTGCCGGCCTCTACGCAGGCCTGCACCAACCGGGTTCGGCCTCTCGACCTGACGGCCGCGAGTGGGTTTCCTTGGGAGGAGGCACGGGGTTCTTGAAATATCGCCTCTGGCCCGGAGACCATGCCGCCACCATTGCCGAAAACCGGCTCTCGTCGCAGGCATCGGTGCCGTTCGGCGTGGAGTATGCCAAGCAGGTGAACGGGACAATCACGCCCATCGCGGAATGTGGGCAAAGAGCTACGGCAGCCGGAGCCGGTCAATTATTCGTGCAATACGCCACCGGCTTTACGCAAGGACGCAACTACACCCTCGTGCCGTCCAGCACCATCACGGCCGTCGATCCGAAGCAGCCCTGCCTCCTCTCGACCCAAGGGGTCGATGCCGCGCCCCTGATGGCGCGGATCTATCGGAGCGACCTGCAATTACAGTTGCAAGCCACCGATCGAAAGGCCGGAGCGCTCGGCAACATGAAACCAGCCATGTCCCGCGTCTGGGCGGATTTCCAGGAGCCTCTGTTGCTCAACAAGGACCAGGCCCTCTGGCTACTGCTGAATCCGGAATCCGTCGGAACGGGCGGCATCACGACGGTCTCAGACAACCTAGCGGCAACCTTCGGCATCACCGCCAGGCCGACGGTCGTCCGTGGCTCCAAATCATCAACCAGAAGCCTTTCCCTGCCCGACCCGCAGGATCGATGGAGAGACGAAGGATTCCACGTCTCATTCCCGGTGGAAGTCCCGATTGAGGAAGCCAATCAACGGTTGCGCGAAACGGTCGTCGGCCGGCAGTGGTCGCTGGGCATCGGCGTCATCAAGGTCACCGACGCCACACTTTATCCGGTGGGCTCACAGCTGGGGGTCGAACTGGTGCTGCGGGGGCTCTTACCGTTGACGGTGCACCTCCAAGGCACACCGATCTACGATGAGGCGCGGGGTGACATTGTCTTTCGAGATTTCAATTACCGCCTCGCGGAGCGGACACCGGCCACCGACCTCGCAGAAGAGTGGTTGCACGACTTTCTGCGCGACGAACTGGCCGGACGGCTGGCGATTCCCATTCGCGACGAGCTGGACCTCATGCGCCAGGCGCTGGAGGAGGGATTGAATCGCGATTTGAGCGGAGGCCACCTGCAGGGGACGGTGCAGACGCTTTCACTGGAGGAAGTGGCGGTTCAGGCAAAGATGTTGTCGATTCGTTTCAAAACCGACGGCAGCCTTCGGTATGTCGTCCATGCGAACGCCATCGCCCCCTAG
- the alr gene encoding alanine racemase: MQNPTPTLPTSVTIDLGALAHNLAQVRQRAPRSEVLAVVKADAYGHGALEITRALHHLGVRRFGVATIDEGISLREAGILDSILVMGPTVAAQFPDLIAHQLTPVLYRADLIRSFAAAVGFSDSGYTVHVKVDTGMGRLGIAPEELATLVAATEFQSPLRLGGLMTHLADADNYDATETEAQLARFQAALTILHQSGTPCPLIHAANSAAIIRFPKAHYSLVRPGIMLYGYHTIADAGSAPELHPILTWRATIAHLRTLQVGDSVSYNRTFIASRRTRIAVLPVGYADGYNRLLSNKASVLINGRRVPVVGRICMDMTMVDVTDIPGVEIGQEAVLIGTQGEQRITATDLAAWQETISYEVLCAIGPRVMRRYRSDPGDNREQSPRTGD, encoded by the coding sequence GTGCAGAACCCCACACCTACTCTCCCAACCTCCGTCACCATTGATCTGGGGGCCCTCGCCCACAACCTGGCCCAAGTGCGACAGCGTGCCCCTAGGAGCGAGGTGTTAGCCGTCGTCAAGGCTGATGCCTACGGCCACGGCGCCCTTGAGATCACGCGCGCGCTACACCACCTGGGCGTGCGACGGTTCGGCGTGGCCACGATCGACGAAGGCATCAGCCTCCGTGAGGCCGGCATCTTGGATTCCATCCTGGTCATGGGGCCGACCGTCGCCGCGCAGTTCCCCGACCTCATCGCTCATCAGCTCACCCCGGTGCTCTACCGCGCGGACCTGATCCGAAGCTTTGCAGCCGCCGTCGGATTCTCCGACTCAGGCTACACGGTGCATGTTAAAGTGGACACGGGCATGGGCCGCTTGGGAATCGCCCCCGAAGAACTGGCCACGCTGGTCGCCGCGACGGAGTTCCAGAGTCCGCTCCGCCTCGGAGGCCTCATGACGCACTTGGCCGATGCCGACAATTATGACGCCACGGAAACCGAAGCCCAGCTCGCACGCTTTCAAGCGGCATTGACGATCCTGCACCAGTCCGGAACTCCCTGTCCGCTGATCCACGCCGCCAACAGCGCCGCGATCATCCGGTTTCCCAAGGCCCATTATTCACTCGTGCGACCGGGCATCATGCTCTACGGCTACCACACCATTGCCGATGCGGGCTCGGCTCCCGAATTACACCCCATCCTCACCTGGAGAGCGACTATCGCCCACCTTCGCACCCTACAGGTCGGCGACAGCGTCAGTTACAATCGCACCTTTATCGCGTCACGTCGCACGCGCATCGCCGTCCTGCCGGTGGGATATGCCGACGGATACAATCGGCTCCTCTCGAACAAGGCCTCGGTACTAATCAACGGCCGACGCGTGCCCGTAGTCGGTCGAATCTGCATGGATATGACCATGGTCGACGTCACCGACATTCCCGGCGTGGAAATCGGACAGGAAGCCGTCCTGATCGGAACACAAGGCGAGCAACGGATCACGGCGACAGACCTCGCCGCATGGCAGGAGACCATTTCCTATGAAGTGCTCTGCGCCATCGGTCCTCGCGTCATGCGTCGGTATCGATCAGATCCTGGCGACAACCGGGAACAGAGTCCGAGAACGGGCGATTGA
- the frr gene encoding ribosome recycling factor has product MSTAQAVKQKVTEKMEHALEHLKRDLAGLRTGRASVALLDGIKVDYYGTLTPLKQVANIATPEARLITIQPWEQNLIREVEKAIQTSDLGLTPSNDGKLIRIPLPPLTEERRKDLIKVAKKHAEEMKVQIRGFRRDGNEELKKLQKDAKLTEDELRKSETEIQKLTDQFVQKIDEVMKKKESEILEV; this is encoded by the coding sequence ATGTCGACGGCACAGGCGGTCAAGCAAAAGGTGACGGAAAAAATGGAGCACGCGCTTGAGCACCTGAAGCGCGACTTGGCCGGACTGCGAACCGGACGCGCGTCGGTCGCGCTGCTCGACGGAATCAAGGTCGACTACTACGGCACCTTGACGCCTTTGAAACAGGTGGCCAATATCGCCACGCCGGAGGCGCGCCTCATCACGATCCAACCGTGGGAGCAGAACCTGATCCGTGAAGTGGAAAAAGCCATCCAGACGTCGGACCTCGGGTTGACCCCGTCCAATGACGGCAAGTTGATCCGCATCCCTTTGCCGCCCCTGACCGAAGAGCGTCGGAAAGACCTCATCAAGGTTGCCAAGAAACACGCGGAAGAAATGAAGGTGCAGATCCGCGGCTTCCGTCGAGACGGAAACGAAGAACTCAAGAAGCTGCAGAAAGACGCGAAGCTCACCGAGGATGAATTGCGCAAGTCGGAGACCGAGATCCAAAAGCTGACCGACCAGTTCGTCCAAAAAATCGACGAAGTCATGAAGAAGAAGGAAAGCGAAATCCTCGAAGTCTAG
- a CDS encoding UMP kinase, whose product MTAARYRRILLKVSGEMLAGEQGYGIQPSILEGLAEEIADVVAMDVEVAVVIGGGNIFRGLAASARGMERASADYMGMLATVLNALALQNALESKGVSTRVQSAIEMRQLAEGYIRRRAIRHLEKKRVVIFAGGTGNPYFSTDTAASLRAMEIGAQVIMKGTKVDGIYDSDPVQNPQAKKYNEIPFLSILNQNLKVMDSTAISLCMDNRLPLIVFNLKEKGNFKKVVQGDPIGTLVTVGSR is encoded by the coding sequence ATGACTGCTGCCCGATACCGCCGCATTCTGCTGAAAGTCAGCGGGGAAATGTTGGCCGGTGAGCAGGGCTATGGCATCCAACCTTCGATCCTCGAAGGCCTGGCGGAAGAGATCGCCGATGTCGTGGCCATGGACGTGGAAGTGGCCGTCGTCATCGGCGGCGGAAATATTTTCCGCGGTTTGGCCGCGAGCGCGCGAGGGATGGAGCGGGCCTCCGCCGACTACATGGGCATGTTGGCGACCGTGTTGAACGCCCTGGCACTGCAGAATGCCCTCGAGAGCAAAGGGGTCAGCACCCGTGTCCAGTCGGCGATCGAAATGCGGCAACTGGCGGAGGGATACATCCGGCGCCGTGCCATCCGCCATCTTGAGAAGAAGCGCGTGGTGATTTTCGCCGGCGGAACCGGAAACCCCTATTTCTCGACCGACACGGCTGCGTCGCTCCGCGCCATGGAAATCGGAGCGCAAGTCATCATGAAGGGCACTAAGGTCGATGGCATCTACGACAGCGACCCGGTTCAGAACCCACAGGCCAAGAAGTACAACGAGATCCCCTTTCTTTCGATTCTCAACCAGAATCTGAAGGTGATGGACTCGACGGCGATCAGCCTCTGCATGGACAACCGGCTCCCGCTGATCGTGTTCAATCTCAAGGAGAAGGGTAACTTCAAGAAGGTCGTTCAAGGGGATCCGATCGGTACGCTGGTGACGGTAGGAAGCCGCTAA
- the tsf gene encoding translation elongation factor Ts, whose protein sequence is MASLSELVKELREKTGAGILDCQKALSENGNSIEKAIDYLRQKGLAAAQKKAGRETNQGLIHAYIHAGGKIGVLIEVNCETDFVARNEGFKAFVNDLALQVAASSPSYVRREEIPAAVVDKERSIYEGQAKELGKPPAAWPKIVEGKLEKFYQENCLLEQAFIKDPAITIKDLLAQQIAKIGENMNIRRFTRFQLGQA, encoded by the coding sequence ATGGCAAGTTTAAGTGAGCTCGTGAAAGAATTGCGTGAGAAGACCGGCGCCGGCATTCTGGATTGTCAGAAAGCATTGTCGGAAAACGGAAACAGCATCGAAAAGGCGATCGACTACCTGCGACAGAAGGGTTTGGCCGCTGCGCAAAAGAAAGCCGGTCGGGAAACCAACCAGGGTTTGATCCATGCCTATATCCATGCCGGAGGCAAGATCGGCGTCCTCATCGAGGTCAATTGCGAAACCGATTTCGTGGCCCGGAACGAAGGCTTCAAGGCCTTTGTGAACGACCTGGCCTTGCAAGTGGCGGCCTCGAGCCCCTCCTACGTCCGACGGGAAGAAATCCCCGCAGCCGTGGTCGACAAGGAACGCAGCATCTACGAAGGCCAAGCGAAGGAACTGGGTAAACCGCCGGCGGCATGGCCGAAGATCGTCGAAGGAAAGCTGGAGAAGTTTTACCAAGAGAACTGCCTACTCGAGCAAGCGTTCATCAAGGATCCGGCCATTACGATCAAGGACCTCCTGGCGCAGCAAATCGCCAAGATCGGTGAGAACATGAACATCCGCCGGTTTACGCGCTTCCAACTAGGCCAAGCATGA
- the rpsB gene encoding 30S ribosomal protein S2: MGVVAIKELLEAGVHFGHQTNRWNPKMKRFLFGERNGVYIIDLQQTVERLEQAYAFARDTVAAGESVLFVGTKRQAAEILEEEAKRANQFYINQRWLGGMLTNFQTIRRSIDKMKKMEATLADPSHQGHTKKELGQMQKEVVKLQKNLSGIRNMRALPGAVFVLDTRIEHIAVLEASRLEIPVIAIVDSNCDPDHIQFPIPGNDDAIRSIKLIISKIADACLEGAHLRTQQEETEFAAAQAQTPGGKPAGNLAGVSAAS, translated from the coding sequence ATGGGAGTTGTTGCGATCAAAGAACTATTGGAAGCGGGTGTCCACTTCGGGCACCAGACCAACCGCTGGAATCCGAAGATGAAGCGATTCCTGTTCGGTGAACGAAACGGCGTCTATATCATCGACTTGCAGCAGACGGTCGAGCGCTTGGAACAGGCCTATGCCTTTGCACGCGACACCGTGGCGGCCGGTGAATCCGTCTTGTTCGTCGGCACGAAGCGGCAAGCCGCGGAAATCCTCGAAGAGGAAGCCAAGCGCGCCAACCAGTTCTACATCAATCAGCGCTGGTTGGGCGGCATGCTCACCAATTTCCAGACCATCCGCCGCAGCATCGACAAAATGAAAAAGATGGAGGCGACCCTCGCCGATCCGTCTCACCAGGGGCATACGAAAAAAGAACTGGGGCAGATGCAGAAGGAAGTCGTGAAGCTCCAGAAGAACCTGTCCGGCATTCGGAACATGCGCGCCCTCCCCGGTGCCGTGTTCGTACTGGATACCAGGATCGAGCACATTGCCGTCCTCGAGGCCAGCCGCCTCGAGATTCCGGTCATCGCCATTGTGGACTCGAATTGCGACCCCGATCACATCCAGTTCCCGATTCCCGGCAACGACGATGCGATCCGTTCCATCAAGCTGATCATTTCCAAGATAGCGGACGCCTGCCTGGAGGGGGCGCACCTCCGAACGCAACAGGAAGAGACCGAGTTTGCAGCGGCTCAGGCTCAAACCCCTGGAGGTAAACCGGCCGGGAACCTAGCCGGCGTCTCGGCGGCATCCTAA
- the argJ gene encoding bifunctional glutamate N-acetyltransferase/amino-acid acetyltransferase ArgJ: MQTIAGGITAPHGFLAAGIYAGIKKQEKRQLDLALLVSEQTGPMAGVFTTNRVAAAPVLLDRLHLKKGLGRAIFVNSGNANACTGEPGLRAAKEMAQLVAKALDTASHTIFVGSTGVIGQPLPIDRIVTSFPSLLTRLSRRGGRDAARAIMTTDLKPKETAVRARLGGRLVTVGGMAKGSGMIHPNMATMLAYVTTDAVIEQPLLQLALRRAVNQSFNCITVDGDTSTNDTVLCLANGVAGNRPLLRDTQDFDTFCAMIEAVCRTLALKICWDGEGVTKVVQVKVAGARTIKAAKQVAQTVATSNLVKTALFGGDANWGRVMAALGRAGVAIDPNLVSLDFGGVPMVRQGQGLGVEAERRLSKVFRAREFTIHIDLGQGKAEAHMWTTDLSYDYVRINASYRS, from the coding sequence ATGCAGACCATCGCTGGGGGCATTACGGCGCCCCACGGATTTCTCGCAGCCGGCATCTACGCAGGCATCAAGAAGCAGGAGAAGCGACAGCTCGACCTGGCACTGCTGGTCTCGGAACAGACCGGCCCCATGGCTGGAGTCTTCACCACGAACCGCGTCGCTGCAGCGCCGGTGCTGCTGGACCGCCTGCATTTGAAAAAGGGCCTTGGGCGAGCCATCTTCGTCAATAGCGGCAACGCGAATGCCTGCACGGGTGAGCCTGGCCTTCGCGCTGCCAAGGAGATGGCGCAGCTTGTTGCGAAAGCTCTCGACACGGCGTCCCATACCATCTTCGTCGGCTCTACCGGCGTCATCGGCCAGCCGCTGCCGATCGATCGCATCGTGACATCCTTCCCCTCCCTTCTCACCCGCCTCTCGCGACGAGGCGGACGGGACGCAGCACGGGCCATCATGACCACCGACCTCAAACCCAAGGAAACGGCCGTTCGCGCGCGACTGGGCGGACGCCTGGTCACAGTCGGCGGCATGGCTAAGGGATCGGGCATGATCCATCCCAACATGGCCACGATGCTGGCCTATGTCACCACCGACGCCGTCATCGAACAGCCGTTGCTTCAACTGGCGCTTCGGCGAGCCGTCAACCAGTCTTTCAACTGCATCACCGTCGACGGGGACACCAGCACGAACGACACCGTCTTGTGCTTGGCCAACGGCGTGGCAGGCAATCGCCCGCTCCTGCGCGACACCCAAGACTTTGACACCTTCTGCGCCATGATCGAGGCCGTTTGCCGAACCTTGGCGCTCAAGATTTGTTGGGACGGCGAAGGTGTCACCAAGGTGGTGCAGGTCAAGGTGGCCGGCGCACGAACCATCAAGGCCGCGAAGCAGGTGGCCCAGACGGTCGCCACATCAAATCTTGTCAAGACGGCACTGTTCGGCGGTGACGCCAACTGGGGGCGGGTAATGGCGGCATTGGGCCGCGCCGGGGTGGCCATCGATCCGAATCTGGTCAGCCTTGACTTCGGCGGGGTTCCCATGGTGCGGCAGGGCCAGGGGCTGGGCGTCGAGGCGGAACGGCGCCTGAGCAAAGTCTTTCGGGCACGCGAGTTCACGATCCACATCGACCTGGGTCAAGGCAAGGCCGAAGCCCACATGTGGACGACGGACCTCTCGTATGACTACGTTCGGATTAATGCGAGTTACCGATCATAA